One stretch of Heptranchias perlo isolate sHepPer1 chromosome 29, sHepPer1.hap1, whole genome shotgun sequence DNA includes these proteins:
- the dohh gene encoding deoxyhypusine hydroxylase yields MFDEKAVESIGRTLVDVSKPLKERFRALFTLRNLGGLVAIDWISRAFGDESALLKHELAYCLGQMQDERAIPVLTRVLEDRSQEPMVRHEAGEALGAIGKPEVLETLRYYSCDPTIEVAETCQLAVKRIEWLQNNKDQSESPYCSIDPAPPALEKDIKKLRETLLDESLPLFDRYRAMFALRNIGSKEAVLALGDGLQCSSALFRHEIGYVFGQMQHDASIPQLITALKKMDENPMVRHECAEALGSIAKEPCVEVLKEYVHDGERVVKESCEVALDMLEYENSPEFQYADGLVKLQKS; encoded by the exons ATGTTCGACGAAAAGGCGGTCGAGTCGATCGGGAGGACGCTGGTGGACGTGTCGAAGCCGCTCAAGGAGCGTTTCCGTGCGCTGTTTACTCTCCGGAATCTGGGCGGCCTTGTCGCCATCGACTGGATCTCGAGAGCGTTCGGGGATGAGTCGGCGCTGCTGAAGCACGAACTGGCCTACTGCTTGGGGCAGATGCAGGACGAGCGCGCCATCCCCGTGCTCACCCGAGTGCTGGAGGATCGCAGCCAGGAGCCCATGGTCAGGCATGAAGCAG GTGAGGCATTGGGAGCTATCGGAAAACCAGAGGTTCTTGAAACGTTGAGATATTACTCATGTGATCCAACAATAGAA GTTGCTGAAACTTGCCAGCTGGCAGTTAAACGAATTGAATGGCTTCAGAACAACAAAGACCAGAGTGAAAGCCCATACTGTTCAATTGATCCTGCTCCCCCAGCTCTGGAGAAAGATATTAAAAAGTTGAGGGAAACTCTCCTGGATGAATCCTTGCCCTTATTCGACAGGTACAGAGCGATGTTTGCCCTGCGGAACATTGGAAGTAAAGAAGCAGTCCTGGCTTTAGGAGATG GTTTACAGTGTAGCAGTGCCTTGTTTCGACATGAAATTGGCTATGTCTTTGGTCAGATGCAGCATGATGCCAGCATTCCTCAACTTATAACAGCATTGAAAAAAATGGATGAAAATCCCATGGTCCGTCATGAGTGTGCAGAAGCTTTAGGATCCATTGCCAAAGAGCCATGTGTGGAAGTATTGAAAGAATATGTACATGATGGGGAACGTGTTGTGAAAGAGAGCTGCGAGGTAGCACTGGACATGCTTGAGTATGAAAACAGTCCGGAGTTTCAGTATGCAGATGGATTGGTTAAATTGCAAAAAAGCTGA